A genomic region of Thiohalospira halophila DSM 15071 contains the following coding sequences:
- the ileS gene encoding isoleucine--tRNA ligase, giving the protein MADYKHTLNLPHTDFPMRGNLPKREPDFLARWAENGLYERIREERAGAPTYWLHDGPPYANGDIHIGHAVNKVLKDFVIKSRTLGGMDAPYIPGWDCHGLPIELQVERTVGKAGVAVSHAEFRNACRDYAAEQVENQKADFIRLGILGDWDNPYLTMDPQMEADTIRAVGRIRAEGHIHTGYKPVHWCTDCGSALAEAEVEYHEIASPAIDVRYRVLDPAALYARCHYPEGHDHEAHGDISLVIWTTTPWTLPASQGVAVHPELDYAVAECPGVGDHPPERLIVAQELLETVFERWETDYRVVGYCRGTDLEGLKLAHPFYEREVPVILGDHVTTEAGTGCVHTAPGHGQEDYVVGQRYGLPVDNPVRDDGTFIEDLKFFGGLHAREANPKVIEQLRATATLVHDQALHHSYPHCWRHKTPILFRATPQWFIGMDHGGLRDKALAAIGTTDWTPEWGEARIRSMVENRPDWCISRQRTWGTPLPFFVHRDSGELHPRTDELLEAVAQRVEAGGMDAWFELDPAELLGDEAAQYRKITDTLDVWLDSGVTHYTVLEQRAGLTEFPAADLYLEGSDQHRGWFQSSLLTSVALRGVAPYKGVLTHGFTVDEGGRKMSKSQGNVVAPQKVVDELGADLLRLWVASADYRAEMAVSDRILKQMADAYRRVRNTARFLLGNLADFDPAEQALAPADMLPFDRWILRRAVETQEAILAAYDRHEYHHVYQRLHNFCAVELGSIYLDVIKDRQYTMPAASAGRRSAQTAVWHIIAALVRWMAPILSFTAEDVWDHLPGRSTDSVFLTTWHEFPALPAEEGTGDGLWSRALEVREAVSRELEQLRTAGGIGGALEAEVDLYCGSELRQALEPMGDELRFLFLTSAVRVHWATDAPAEGHHVELSTGDEVWIAVAATGHARCGRCWHHRPDVGEHADHPDLCGRCVTNIAGDGEAREFI; this is encoded by the coding sequence GTGGCCGACTACAAGCACACCCTGAACCTGCCCCACACCGACTTCCCCATGCGCGGCAACCTGCCCAAGCGGGAGCCGGACTTCCTCGCCCGCTGGGCCGAGAACGGCCTCTATGAGCGGATCCGCGAGGAGCGCGCCGGGGCACCGACCTACTGGCTTCACGACGGCCCCCCCTACGCCAACGGCGATATCCACATCGGCCACGCCGTGAACAAGGTCCTCAAGGACTTCGTCATCAAGTCCCGGACACTGGGCGGGATGGATGCCCCCTACATCCCCGGGTGGGACTGCCACGGCCTACCCATCGAGCTACAGGTGGAACGCACCGTGGGCAAGGCCGGAGTGGCGGTGAGCCACGCCGAGTTCCGCAACGCCTGCCGTGACTACGCCGCCGAGCAGGTGGAGAACCAGAAGGCCGACTTCATCCGGCTGGGGATCCTGGGCGACTGGGATAACCCCTACCTCACCATGGACCCGCAGATGGAGGCGGATACCATCCGCGCCGTGGGCCGGATCCGGGCGGAGGGCCACATCCACACCGGCTACAAGCCGGTCCACTGGTGCACCGACTGCGGCTCGGCGCTGGCCGAGGCGGAGGTGGAGTACCACGAGATCGCCTCCCCGGCCATCGATGTCCGCTACCGGGTGCTGGACCCGGCGGCCCTCTATGCCCGCTGCCACTACCCGGAGGGCCACGACCACGAGGCCCACGGCGATATCAGTCTCGTGATCTGGACCACTACCCCCTGGACCCTGCCGGCCAGCCAGGGCGTGGCCGTCCACCCCGAGCTGGACTACGCCGTGGCGGAGTGCCCCGGCGTGGGCGACCACCCGCCGGAGCGGCTCATCGTCGCCCAGGAGCTGCTGGAGACCGTCTTCGAGCGCTGGGAGACCGACTACCGCGTGGTGGGCTACTGCCGCGGCACCGACCTGGAGGGGCTCAAGCTCGCCCACCCCTTCTACGAGCGCGAGGTGCCGGTGATCCTCGGCGACCACGTCACCACCGAGGCGGGCACCGGCTGCGTCCACACCGCCCCCGGCCACGGCCAGGAGGACTACGTCGTCGGCCAGCGCTACGGCCTGCCGGTGGACAACCCCGTGCGCGACGACGGCACCTTCATCGAGGACCTGAAGTTCTTCGGCGGCCTCCACGCCCGGGAGGCGAACCCGAAGGTCATCGAGCAGCTGCGTGCCACCGCCACCCTGGTCCACGACCAGGCGCTGCACCACAGCTACCCCCACTGCTGGCGCCACAAGACCCCCATCCTCTTCCGCGCCACGCCCCAGTGGTTCATCGGCATGGACCACGGCGGCCTGCGGGACAAGGCCCTGGCGGCCATCGGCACTACCGACTGGACCCCGGAGTGGGGCGAGGCGCGCATCCGCTCCATGGTGGAGAACCGGCCCGACTGGTGTATCTCCCGCCAGCGGACGTGGGGCACCCCGCTGCCCTTCTTCGTCCACCGCGACAGCGGCGAACTCCACCCGCGCACCGACGAGCTCCTCGAGGCCGTCGCCCAGCGGGTGGAGGCCGGCGGCATGGACGCCTGGTTCGAGCTGGACCCGGCGGAGCTGCTGGGCGACGAGGCGGCGCAGTACCGCAAGATCACCGACACCCTGGACGTCTGGCTGGACTCCGGCGTGACCCACTACACCGTGCTGGAGCAGCGCGCCGGCCTCACCGAGTTCCCCGCCGCCGATCTCTACCTGGAGGGCTCCGACCAGCATCGCGGCTGGTTCCAGTCCTCCCTGCTCACCTCCGTGGCCCTGCGCGGGGTCGCCCCCTACAAGGGGGTACTCACCCACGGCTTCACCGTGGACGAGGGCGGGCGGAAGATGTCCAAGTCCCAGGGCAACGTGGTCGCCCCGCAGAAGGTGGTGGACGAGCTGGGCGCCGACCTGTTGCGGCTGTGGGTCGCCTCCGCCGACTACCGCGCGGAGATGGCCGTCTCCGACCGCATCCTCAAGCAGATGGCCGACGCCTACCGGCGGGTGCGCAACACCGCCCGCTTCCTGCTGGGCAACCTGGCCGACTTCGACCCGGCGGAGCAGGCCCTGGCCCCCGCCGACATGCTCCCCTTCGACCGCTGGATCCTGCGCCGGGCGGTGGAGACCCAGGAGGCCATCCTGGCCGCCTATGACCGCCACGAGTACCACCACGTCTACCAGCGGCTGCACAACTTCTGCGCCGTGGAGCTGGGCTCGATCTACCTGGACGTCATCAAGGACCGCCAGTACACCATGCCGGCGGCCAGCGCCGGCCGGCGCTCGGCCCAGACCGCGGTCTGGCACATCATCGCCGCCCTGGTGCGCTGGATGGCCCCCATCCTCAGCTTCACCGCCGAGGATGTCTGGGACCACCTGCCGGGGCGCTCCACCGACTCCGTCTTCCTCACCACCTGGCATGAGTTCCCGGCCCTGCCGGCGGAGGAGGGGACCGGCGACGGTCTCTGGAGCCGGGCCCTGGAGGTGCGCGAGGCGGTAAGCCGCGAGCTGGAGCAGCTCCGTACCGCTGGCGGCATCGGCGGCGCCCTGGAGGCGGAGGTGGACCTCTACTGCGGCAGCGAGCTGCGCCAGGCCCTGGAGCCCATGGGGGACGAGCTGCGCTTCCTCTTCCTCACCTCCGCCGTCCGGGTGCACTGGGCCACGGATGCCCCGGCGGAGGGCCACCACGTGGAGCTCTCCACCGGTGACGAGGTCTGGATCGCGGTGGCCGCCACCGGGCATGCGCGCTGCGGCCGCTGCTGGCACCACCGCCCCGACGTGGGCGAGCACGCCGACCACCCCGACCTCTGCGGGCGCTGCGTGACCAATATCGCCGGGGACGGCGAGGCGCGGGAGTTCATCTGA
- a CDS encoding heavy metal translocating P-type ATPase, with protein MPEPASTTTPEEGAEPAACECFHCGLPVPAGADYRVTIDGAEQPMCCPGCQAVASAIVDAGLTDYYRHRTEKARNAGELIPEALAELDLYDRESIQRSFVAVDEDDVREASLILEGITCAACVWLSERHVRGLEGVLDFQVNYATHRARVRWDSSRIALSDILRAIAAIGYRAHPFDPGQQESLYKRERGAALRRLAVAGLGTMQVMMLAVALYAGHQYGIDAQMQQFLRWVSLLLATPVVFYAGWPFFTSAWRDLKSGSAGMDVPVSLAVASTWGASAWATVTGSGEVYFESATMFVFFLLTSRFLEMGVRHRAGQAVEAVGRLLPATATRITADGGEETVPVSDLAPGDRVRVRPGDPVPADGEVVNGHSATDESLLTGESLPVPRGEGDEVVGGSVNRDSPLEVTVRRVGPDTVVAGIQRLLDRAQSEKPAIARMAERGTGVFVLGVLILAAVAGGAWTWAVDAATGFWVAVAVLVASCPCALALATPVAVTASVGALTRLGLLTTRGHALDGLAGVHRILFDKTGTLTRGEPSLTETVSLRGEGDEALAIAAALEAGTSHPLGRALVAAGPGTPPAVEALTNRPGLGVTGRVDGVEYWLGSPDFIRAECPGTAHRDAMESTVAAHPAATPVALADAEGIRALFLLADTLREDAAGTIADLRRRGLSVAILSGDRPATVAAVAGQLGIEEYRGGLDPAGKLAVVQEYQSRGERVAVVGDGVNDAPVLAGADVSVAMARATELAHASADLILQGDRLPALAEAVDRARATHRVIRQNIAWALGYNLVALPVAAAGWLTPWLAALGMSLSSLIVVTNALRLAARGRE; from the coding sequence ATGCCCGAACCCGCATCAACGACGACTCCTGAGGAAGGGGCGGAGCCCGCCGCCTGCGAGTGCTTCCACTGCGGCCTGCCGGTCCCGGCCGGCGCTGACTACCGCGTTACTATCGATGGCGCGGAGCAGCCCATGTGCTGCCCCGGCTGCCAGGCGGTGGCCAGCGCCATCGTGGACGCCGGTCTCACCGACTACTACCGCCATCGCACGGAGAAGGCGCGCAACGCCGGTGAGCTGATCCCGGAGGCCCTGGCGGAACTCGACCTCTATGATCGCGAGTCCATCCAGCGCAGCTTCGTCGCCGTGGACGAGGACGACGTCCGCGAGGCGTCGCTGATCCTGGAGGGGATCACCTGCGCCGCCTGCGTCTGGCTCTCCGAGCGCCATGTCCGCGGCCTCGAGGGCGTCCTGGATTTCCAGGTAAACTACGCCACCCACCGGGCTCGGGTCCGCTGGGATTCCTCCCGGATCGCGCTCTCCGACATCCTCCGGGCCATCGCCGCCATCGGCTACCGCGCCCACCCCTTCGACCCGGGCCAGCAGGAGTCGCTCTACAAGCGCGAGCGCGGCGCCGCCCTGCGCCGCCTGGCCGTGGCCGGCCTGGGTACCATGCAGGTCATGATGCTCGCCGTCGCCCTCTACGCCGGCCACCAGTACGGCATCGATGCGCAGATGCAGCAGTTCCTGCGCTGGGTCAGCCTCCTGCTGGCCACGCCGGTGGTCTTCTACGCCGGCTGGCCTTTCTTTACCTCCGCCTGGCGCGATCTCAAGAGCGGCAGCGCCGGCATGGACGTCCCCGTGAGCCTGGCCGTCGCCTCCACTTGGGGCGCCTCCGCCTGGGCCACGGTGACCGGTAGCGGGGAGGTCTACTTCGAATCGGCGACCATGTTCGTCTTCTTCCTGCTTACGTCCCGCTTCCTGGAGATGGGGGTGCGCCACCGCGCCGGCCAGGCGGTGGAGGCCGTCGGGCGGCTCCTGCCGGCGACGGCCACCCGGATCACCGCCGACGGGGGCGAGGAGACGGTGCCGGTGAGCGACCTCGCCCCCGGCGATCGGGTCCGGGTGCGGCCCGGCGACCCCGTGCCGGCGGATGGCGAGGTGGTGAACGGCCACTCCGCCACCGACGAGTCCCTGCTTACCGGGGAATCCCTGCCGGTGCCGCGGGGGGAGGGCGACGAGGTGGTCGGCGGCAGCGTCAACCGCGACAGCCCCCTGGAGGTCACTGTCCGTCGGGTGGGGCCGGATACCGTGGTCGCCGGGATCCAGCGCCTGCTCGATCGCGCCCAGAGCGAGAAGCCGGCCATCGCCCGCATGGCCGAACGCGGCACCGGCGTCTTCGTCCTCGGCGTCCTGATCCTCGCGGCAGTGGCCGGCGGCGCCTGGACCTGGGCAGTGGATGCCGCCACCGGCTTCTGGGTCGCCGTGGCCGTGCTGGTGGCCAGCTGCCCCTGCGCCCTGGCCCTGGCGACGCCGGTGGCGGTTACCGCCAGCGTGGGAGCACTCACTCGCCTGGGGCTGCTCACCACCCGGGGCCACGCCCTGGACGGGCTGGCCGGGGTCCACCGGATCCTCTTCGACAAGACCGGGACCCTGACTCGAGGTGAGCCCTCGCTTACCGAGACGGTTTCTCTGCGCGGGGAGGGCGACGAGGCGCTGGCCATCGCTGCCGCCCTGGAGGCGGGGACCAGCCACCCGCTGGGTCGTGCCCTGGTGGCCGCCGGCCCCGGTACGCCCCCCGCGGTGGAGGCGCTCACCAACCGCCCGGGGCTCGGCGTCACCGGCCGGGTCGACGGGGTCGAGTACTGGCTGGGCAGCCCCGACTTCATCCGCGCCGAGTGCCCCGGCACCGCCCATCGCGACGCCATGGAGTCCACCGTGGCCGCCCATCCGGCCGCCACCCCGGTGGCCCTCGCCGATGCTGAAGGCATCCGGGCCCTCTTTCTGCTCGCCGATACTCTGCGTGAGGATGCCGCCGGGACCATCGCCGACCTCCGCCGGCGCGGCCTGAGCGTGGCCATCCTCTCCGGGGATCGGCCGGCCACCGTGGCGGCGGTGGCCGGGCAGCTGGGGATCGAGGAGTACCGCGGCGGCCTGGACCCGGCGGGCAAGCTCGCGGTGGTGCAGGAATATCAGTCCCGCGGCGAGCGGGTTGCGGTGGTGGGGGACGGCGTCAACGACGCCCCGGTCCTGGCGGGGGCCGATGTCTCGGTGGCCATGGCCCGGGCCACCGAGCTCGCCCACGCCAGTGCCGACCTCATCCTCCAGGGCGATCGCCTGCCTGCCCTGGCCGAGGCGGTGGATCGCGCCCGCGCTACCCATCGGGTGATCCGCCAGAACATCGCCTGGGCCCTGGGGTACAACCTCGTCGCCCTGCCGGTAGCGGCGGCCGGCTGGCTGACCCCCTGGCTCGCCGCCCTGGGCATGTCGCTCTCCTCGCTCATCGTGGTGACCAACGCCCTGCGGCTGGCCGCGCGCGGCCGGGAGTAG
- the ccoS gene encoding cbb3-type cytochrome oxidase assembly protein CcoS, which produces METLYFLIPLAILLLGIAAAGFLWAIRSGQFDDLEGPAYRILMDDDDPKIPVRQPPPEDKPEDRSRARDPASGTDTEGEDPDGGGPR; this is translated from the coding sequence TTGGAGACACTCTACTTCCTCATCCCCCTGGCCATCCTCCTGCTGGGGATCGCCGCCGCCGGCTTCCTGTGGGCCATTCGCAGCGGCCAGTTCGATGACCTGGAGGGGCCGGCCTACCGCATCCTCATGGACGACGACGACCCGAAGATCCCGGTGCGTCAGCCGCCCCCCGAGGATAAACCCGAGGATCGGTCCCGGGCGCGCGACCCGGCATCGGGGACGGACACCGAGGGCGAGGACCCCGACGGAGGAGGTCCTCGCTAG
- a CDS encoding FixH family protein, translating into MQTMLLTLVGGAIAIVLVFLLLRLRGGDPKVGALAAAFPVVAAYTVWAATDWPGMDVYAMHLAVYFVTAYALAIIGLQQRKGRFRFHWGPALIVAFFGVVISVNAVFLTLANGGLGPEATAWLLPEPDSGAEVQSHFPGTVARDYQEKEELYNRYLERVEEQRERGWQVTQGFLDPPVAGQREAFQVKVTTRKGEPLDGATVSGKFLRPANKDLDVSFELQQVGPGLYRSDLRLPAPGRWDLAMTIERAGATHEVHARTRINDDS; encoded by the coding sequence ATGCAGACCATGCTCCTGACCCTCGTCGGTGGCGCCATCGCCATCGTCCTGGTCTTCCTCCTGCTGCGGCTGCGCGGCGGGGACCCCAAGGTGGGGGCGCTCGCCGCCGCCTTCCCGGTAGTGGCAGCCTATACCGTATGGGCTGCCACCGACTGGCCGGGGATGGACGTCTATGCCATGCACCTGGCGGTCTACTTCGTTACCGCCTACGCCCTGGCCATCATCGGCCTGCAGCAGCGCAAGGGCCGGTTCCGGTTCCACTGGGGTCCGGCCCTCATCGTCGCCTTCTTCGGTGTCGTGATCAGCGTTAACGCCGTCTTCCTGACCCTGGCCAATGGCGGCCTCGGACCGGAGGCCACCGCGTGGCTCCTGCCCGAGCCGGACAGCGGCGCCGAGGTCCAGTCCCACTTTCCCGGCACCGTGGCCCGGGACTACCAGGAGAAGGAAGAGCTCTACAATCGCTACCTGGAGCGCGTCGAGGAGCAGCGCGAGCGGGGCTGGCAGGTCACCCAGGGCTTCCTGGACCCGCCGGTGGCCGGTCAGCGGGAGGCCTTCCAGGTTAAGGTGACCACCCGGAAGGGGGAGCCCCTGGACGGGGCGACCGTGAGCGGCAAGTTCCTCCGGCCCGCCAACAAGGATCTCGACGTCTCCTTCGAGCTCCAGCAGGTCGGGCCCGGCCTCTACCGCAGCGACCTCCGGCTGCCGGCCCCCGGCCGCTGGGACCTCGCCATGACCATCGAGCGCGCCGGCGCCACCCACGAGGTCCATGCCCGAACCCGCATCAACGACGACTCCTGA
- the ccoG gene encoding cytochrome c oxidase accessory protein CcoG: MATETAQEGAYQARIPIHPRSVKGRFRNLKWGILILAYGVYFLLPWLRWDRTTGPSQAVQFDIPGRQFYLFDLTVFAQDIFWLAGLLIIGAWLLFFVTGIAGRVFCGYFCFQTLWTDVYILIERLVQGERPKRLRLSKGPWNSEKITKYGITHILWLAMAFLTGLTFTMYWTDAPTLVQQFFTGQAPYPAYFTTGFLTLTTYIMAGHAREQVCTYMCPYARFQSAMFNMDTLIVSYDTNRGEREQGRHKVAKGLKTPEERREKGYGDCIDCGYCVQVCPVGIDIRNGLQYQCISCALCIDACDNIMDQMGYPRGLVRYTSERELEGGKTHFLKPKNFGYAAAILVASGALIYSIATRAPMEFFAAQVRQPLSVTLSDGRIQNRYNLKVSNKTTEPIDYRIRLEGLQGASMDLGGYETITVEAERSSRVQAKVRVEPDLLTGEQTHFRFVMDPVNDAYQPLKAEATFHGPD, from the coding sequence ATGGCAACGGAAACCGCTCAGGAGGGCGCCTACCAGGCGCGCATCCCCATCCACCCTCGCTCGGTCAAGGGTCGGTTCAGGAACCTCAAGTGGGGGATCCTGATCCTTGCCTACGGCGTCTACTTCCTCCTGCCGTGGCTGCGCTGGGACCGGACCACCGGCCCCAGTCAGGCGGTGCAGTTCGACATTCCGGGACGCCAGTTCTATCTCTTCGATCTGACGGTCTTCGCCCAGGATATCTTCTGGCTGGCGGGGCTGCTCATCATCGGCGCCTGGCTGCTGTTCTTTGTCACCGGCATCGCCGGGCGCGTCTTCTGCGGCTATTTCTGCTTCCAGACCCTGTGGACCGACGTCTACATCCTCATCGAGCGACTGGTTCAGGGCGAGCGGCCCAAACGGCTGCGCCTGTCCAAGGGGCCGTGGAACAGCGAGAAGATCACCAAGTACGGGATTACGCACATCCTGTGGCTGGCCATGGCCTTCCTCACCGGGCTGACCTTCACCATGTACTGGACCGATGCCCCCACACTGGTCCAGCAGTTCTTCACGGGGCAGGCGCCCTATCCGGCCTACTTCACCACCGGCTTCCTGACGCTGACCACCTACATCATGGCCGGCCACGCCCGGGAGCAGGTCTGCACCTACATGTGCCCCTACGCCCGCTTCCAGAGCGCCATGTTCAACATGGACACCCTCATCGTCAGCTACGACACCAACCGGGGGGAGCGCGAGCAGGGGCGGCACAAGGTGGCCAAGGGGCTGAAGACGCCGGAGGAGCGGCGCGAGAAGGGCTACGGCGACTGCATTGACTGCGGCTATTGCGTCCAGGTCTGCCCGGTCGGGATCGACATCCGCAACGGCCTGCAGTACCAGTGCATCTCCTGCGCTCTGTGCATCGACGCCTGCGATAACATCATGGACCAGATGGGTTACCCGCGCGGCCTGGTGCGTTACACCTCCGAGCGGGAACTGGAGGGGGGCAAGACCCACTTCCTCAAGCCCAAGAACTTCGGGTACGCCGCGGCGATACTGGTGGCGTCCGGGGCGCTCATCTACAGCATCGCGACCCGGGCGCCGATGGAGTTCTTTGCCGCCCAGGTGCGTCAACCGTTGTCGGTGACCCTCTCGGATGGCCGGATCCAGAACCGGTACAATCTGAAGGTGTCCAACAAGACCACTGAACCCATCGATTACCGGATCCGGCTGGAGGGGCTGCAAGGTGCCTCCATGGATCTCGGCGGCTACGAGACCATCACCGTGGAGGCCGAACGGTCGAGCCGAGTGCAGGCCAAGGTCCGGGTGGAACCCGACCTCCTCACCGGGGAACAGACCCACTTCCGCTTCGTAATGGACCCGGTGAATGACGCCTACCAGCCCCTGAAAGCGGAGGCGACCTTCCATGGGCCCGATTGA
- a CDS encoding porin, with protein sequence MAKRLPLLAAAAAVAATPAAATEVEVSGSAQAEIANYRDTGASGDNGLAFTDAMRGELGVDVVEDLGQQVAVLARYRLRLNTTRAAWSEEQREAFVGLEAPFGRITAGSLKPAYKYTGGVTYDPFAWTTLEARSNAGMLGYERPLFVSTPSFGQHGYMSDALGYEVTGENIAFHINASLDQGNYRTRDEEDATSDRGEEGDYSAALKFFGRDWEGFLAVSMNDWDAVAVKEDEDNPGAAEFVHLLDDDGGYETIGRSFQAAKIGGQYEGEAHTFSLQFEGFEGEEEAADVVDAENIDVGLGDQTGWSGFAGYQFDFEPNTYVFQLGGQRISNDADHIDDVNGIYAATGFIHSFSEESRLFLGYRFNRFTSDTDEFDFKQRTWSLGLRKDF encoded by the coding sequence ATGGCCAAGCGTCTTCCCCTCCTCGCCGCGGCGGCCGCCGTGGCCGCCACCCCGGCCGCGGCCACCGAGGTGGAGGTCTCCGGCTCCGCCCAGGCGGAGATCGCCAACTACCGCGATACCGGCGCCAGCGGTGATAACGGCCTCGCCTTCACCGATGCCATGCGCGGGGAGCTCGGCGTGGACGTGGTGGAGGACCTGGGTCAGCAGGTCGCCGTCCTCGCCCGCTATCGGCTGCGGCTGAACACCACCCGCGCCGCCTGGAGCGAGGAGCAGCGCGAGGCCTTCGTGGGGCTGGAGGCCCCCTTCGGCCGGATCACCGCCGGGTCGCTGAAGCCCGCCTACAAGTACACCGGCGGCGTGACCTACGACCCCTTCGCCTGGACCACCCTGGAGGCGCGCTCCAACGCCGGCATGCTCGGCTACGAGCGGCCCCTGTTCGTCTCCACGCCGAGTTTCGGCCAGCACGGCTACATGAGCGACGCCCTGGGTTACGAGGTCACCGGCGAGAACATCGCCTTCCACATCAACGCCAGCCTGGACCAGGGCAACTACCGGACCCGGGACGAGGAGGACGCCACCAGCGACCGGGGCGAGGAGGGCGACTACTCCGCCGCGCTCAAGTTCTTCGGCCGCGACTGGGAGGGCTTTCTGGCCGTCTCCATGAATGACTGGGATGCCGTGGCCGTGAAGGAGGACGAAGACAACCCTGGTGCTGCCGAGTTCGTCCACCTGCTGGACGATGATGGGGGCTATGAAACCATCGGCCGCTCCTTCCAGGCGGCCAAGATCGGCGGCCAGTACGAGGGCGAGGCCCACACCTTCAGCCTCCAGTTCGAGGGCTTCGAGGGAGAAGAGGAGGCCGCCGACGTGGTCGACGCTGAGAATATCGATGTCGGCCTGGGCGACCAGACCGGCTGGAGCGGCTTCGCCGGCTACCAGTTCGATTTCGAGCCCAATACCTACGTCTTCCAGCTCGGCGGCCAGCGGATCTCCAACGACGCCGACCATATTGATGACGTCAACGGCATCTACGCCGCCACCGGCTTCATCCACTCCTTCTCCGAGGAGAGCCGCCTCTTCCTGGGCTACCGCTTCAACCGCTTTACCAGCGACACCGACGAATTCGACTTCAAGCAGCGTACCTGGAGCCTGGGCCTGCGCAAGGACTTCTAG
- the lspA gene encoding signal peptidase II — MLRWLWLAAVVLILDYLTKGWAETALREGMISVLPFLDLRLAYNTGAAFSLLADAGGWQRWLFAALAIGVAVALVVWLARLSRGEHRLGAALALIIGGAVGNLVDRLSLGYVIDFIDVHAAGWHWPAFNIADSAITIGAVLLLWDAFRPGRH; from the coding sequence ATGCTGCGCTGGCTCTGGCTGGCCGCCGTCGTGCTGATTCTGGACTACCTCACCAAGGGGTGGGCGGAGACGGCCCTGCGCGAGGGGATGATCAGTGTGCTGCCCTTCCTGGACCTGCGGCTGGCCTACAACACCGGCGCCGCCTTCTCCCTGCTGGCGGATGCCGGCGGCTGGCAGCGCTGGCTCTTCGCCGCCCTGGCCATCGGCGTGGCGGTGGCCCTGGTGGTCTGGCTGGCGCGCCTGTCCCGGGGCGAGCACCGTCTGGGGGCCGCCCTGGCGCTCATCATCGGCGGGGCAGTGGGCAACCTGGTGGACCGACTGAGTCTGGGCTACGTCATCGACTTCATCGACGTCCACGCCGCCGGGTGGCACTGGCCCGCCTTCAATATCGCCGACAGCGCCATCACCATCGGCGCCGTCCTCCTGCTCTGGGATGCGTTCCGGCCGGGCCGGCACTAG
- the ribF gene encoding bifunctional riboflavin kinase/FAD synthetase, with protein sequence MEVIRGLHNLRPAHRGSAVTIGNFDGIHRGHQAVLGQLEAGARARGLPATLITFEPHPLEYFAPERADARITRLREKVDALRAQPVERVLCLKFDARLAAMAPEEFIQRVLVDGLGTEYLVVGDDFRFGNRRAGTFETLEAAGAEHGFAVERTRTYSLDGERVSSTRVRNALTAGELETAAELLGRPYRLCGRVVHGDQRGRTIGFPTANIPLYRRKRPLSGVFAVWLTVDGGPSRPAVANVGTRPTVDGTEPVLEVHVFDFAGDLYGRPVSVEFVEKIREEQRFGSLEELTAQIDADAAAARRRLGVE encoded by the coding sequence ATGGAGGTCATCCGCGGCCTGCACAATCTGCGCCCCGCGCATCGCGGCTCCGCCGTGACCATCGGCAACTTCGACGGCATCCACCGGGGCCACCAGGCCGTGCTGGGACAGCTCGAGGCCGGGGCCCGCGCGCGCGGCCTGCCGGCGACGCTCATCACCTTCGAGCCCCACCCGCTGGAGTACTTCGCCCCGGAGCGGGCCGATGCCCGCATCACGCGACTGCGCGAGAAGGTGGATGCCCTGCGGGCCCAGCCGGTGGAACGGGTGCTCTGCCTGAAGTTCGACGCCCGCCTGGCGGCCATGGCGCCGGAGGAATTCATCCAGCGCGTTCTGGTGGACGGGCTGGGGACCGAGTACCTGGTGGTGGGCGATGACTTCCGCTTCGGGAACCGGCGCGCCGGGACCTTCGAGACCCTGGAGGCCGCCGGGGCCGAGCACGGCTTCGCCGTGGAACGGACCCGGACCTACAGCCTGGACGGCGAGCGCGTCAGCAGCACCCGGGTGCGCAACGCGCTCACCGCCGGCGAGCTGGAGACCGCCGCCGAGCTGCTGGGGCGGCCCTATCGCCTCTGCGGCCGGGTCGTCCACGGCGACCAGCGGGGCCGCACCATCGGCTTCCCCACGGCCAACATCCCCCTCTACCGGCGCAAGCGGCCGCTGTCGGGGGTCTTCGCCGTCTGGCTCACCGTTGACGGCGGTCCGTCGCGGCCGGCGGTGGCCAACGTGGGGACCCGGCCCACCGTGGACGGCACCGAGCCGGTGCTGGAGGTCCACGTCTTCGACTTCGCCGGCGACCTCTACGGCCGCCCGGTGAGCGTGGAGTTCGTGGAGAAGATCCGGGAAGAGCAGCGTTTCGGCTCCCTGGAGGAGCTCACCGCGCAGATCGATGCCGACGCCGCTGCCGCCCGCCGCCGCCTGGGCGTGGAATGA